One Onychostoma macrolepis isolate SWU-2019 chromosome 10, ASM1243209v1, whole genome shotgun sequence genomic region harbors:
- the zfand5b gene encoding AN1-type zinc finger protein 5b isoform X2, with product MLQSTRLFLYSKLVVTGAVKPRPADLSITVTSRPLLKKTNKQQPEKHIYTHFSGLTARAVAEGLIQSLYIVGASLFTRIRQESLVFGEMAQETNQSPVPMLCATGCGFYGNPRTNGMCSVCYKEHLMRQNNGGVSPISTMASSSVTSSPTSEASAIQIIEATLNNSSSASASAESPSGSTAAMAALPVTQQMTEMSISCEDEVVSPKVELPEPVVTQPTASAAPGTAEGEETKTPDAPKPKKNRCFMCRKKVGLTGFDCRCGNLFCGLHRYSDKHNCPYDYKAEAAAKIRKENPVVVADKIQRI from the exons ATGCTTCAGAGCACAAGGTTGTTTTTGTACAGTAAACTTGTAGTGACTGGCGCAGTTAAGCCCCGCCCCGCGGACCTGTCAATCACCGTGACGTCACGGCCACTATTAAAGAAAACCAACAAACAGCAGCCAGaaaaacacatatacacacacttcaGCGGACTAACAGCACGGGCCGTCGCCGAGGGTTTAATACAAAGTCTCTATATTGTGGGAGCTTCTCTTTTTACTCGGATAAGGCAA GAATCGCTCGTTTTCGGAGAGATGGCCCAGGAGACCAATCAAAGCCCCGTGCCCATGCTCTGCGCCACCGGCTGCGGTTTCTACGGCAACCCTCGGACCAATGGCATGTGCTCGGTCTGTTACAAAGAGCATTTAATGCGGCAGAACAACGGGGGAGTCAGTCCGATTAGCACAATGG CTTCCAGCAGTGTCACCAGTAGTCCTACCTCTGAAGCCTCAGCCATCCAGATCATCGAAGCTACACTAAACAACTCCTCGTCTGCTAGTGCTAGTGCTGAGtcacccagcggctccaccgcCGCCATGGCTGCCCTTCCCGTTACACAACAGATGACAGAGATGAGCATTTCCTGTGAAGACGAGGTGGTCTCGCCTAAAGTAGAACTCCCTGAACCAG TTGTCACTCAGCCGACAGCGTCCGCTGCTCCGGGCACAGCTGAAGGTGAAGAGACCAAAACACCCGACGCCCCCAAACCCAAGAAAAACAGATGCTTCATGTGCCGCAAGAAGGTCGGCCTGACAG GGTTCGACTGCCGCTGTGGGAATCTCTTCTGTGGACTCCATCGCTACTCGGACAAGCACAACTGCCCCTACGACTACAAGGCGGAGGCTGCGGCCAAGATCCGCAAAGAGAACCCGGTGGTGGTGGCCGATAAGATTCAGAGAATATAA
- the zfand5b gene encoding AN1-type zinc finger protein 5b isoform X1, with the protein MLQSTRLFLYSKLVVTGAVKPRPADLSITVTSRPLLKKTNKQQPEKHIYTHFSGLTARAVAEGLIQSLYIVGASLFTRIRQESLVFGEMAQETNQSPVPMLCATGCGFYGNPRTNGMCSVCYKEHLMRQNNGGVSPISTMAASSSVTSSPTSEASAIQIIEATLNNSSSASASAESPSGSTAAMAALPVTQQMTEMSISCEDEVVSPKVELPEPVVTQPTASAAPGTAEGEETKTPDAPKPKKNRCFMCRKKVGLTGFDCRCGNLFCGLHRYSDKHNCPYDYKAEAAAKIRKENPVVVADKIQRI; encoded by the exons ATGCTTCAGAGCACAAGGTTGTTTTTGTACAGTAAACTTGTAGTGACTGGCGCAGTTAAGCCCCGCCCCGCGGACCTGTCAATCACCGTGACGTCACGGCCACTATTAAAGAAAACCAACAAACAGCAGCCAGaaaaacacatatacacacacttcaGCGGACTAACAGCACGGGCCGTCGCCGAGGGTTTAATACAAAGTCTCTATATTGTGGGAGCTTCTCTTTTTACTCGGATAAGGCAA GAATCGCTCGTTTTCGGAGAGATGGCCCAGGAGACCAATCAAAGCCCCGTGCCCATGCTCTGCGCCACCGGCTGCGGTTTCTACGGCAACCCTCGGACCAATGGCATGTGCTCGGTCTGTTACAAAGAGCATTTAATGCGGCAGAACAACGGGGGAGTCAGTCCGATTAGCACAATGG CAGCTTCCAGCAGTGTCACCAGTAGTCCTACCTCTGAAGCCTCAGCCATCCAGATCATCGAAGCTACACTAAACAACTCCTCGTCTGCTAGTGCTAGTGCTGAGtcacccagcggctccaccgcCGCCATGGCTGCCCTTCCCGTTACACAACAGATGACAGAGATGAGCATTTCCTGTGAAGACGAGGTGGTCTCGCCTAAAGTAGAACTCCCTGAACCAG TTGTCACTCAGCCGACAGCGTCCGCTGCTCCGGGCACAGCTGAAGGTGAAGAGACCAAAACACCCGACGCCCCCAAACCCAAGAAAAACAGATGCTTCATGTGCCGCAAGAAGGTCGGCCTGACAG GGTTCGACTGCCGCTGTGGGAATCTCTTCTGTGGACTCCATCGCTACTCGGACAAGCACAACTGCCCCTACGACTACAAGGCGGAGGCTGCGGCCAAGATCCGCAAAGAGAACCCGGTGGTGGTGGCCGATAAGATTCAGAGAATATAA
- the zfand5b gene encoding AN1-type zinc finger protein 5b isoform X3 — MAQETNQSPVPMLCATGCGFYGNPRTNGMCSVCYKEHLMRQNNGGVSPISTMAASSSVTSSPTSEASAIQIIEATLNNSSSASASAESPSGSTAAMAALPVTQQMTEMSISCEDEVVSPKVELPEPVVTQPTASAAPGTAEGEETKTPDAPKPKKNRCFMCRKKVGLTGFDCRCGNLFCGLHRYSDKHNCPYDYKAEAAAKIRKENPVVVADKIQRI; from the exons ATGGCCCAGGAGACCAATCAAAGCCCCGTGCCCATGCTCTGCGCCACCGGCTGCGGTTTCTACGGCAACCCTCGGACCAATGGCATGTGCTCGGTCTGTTACAAAGAGCATTTAATGCGGCAGAACAACGGGGGAGTCAGTCCGATTAGCACAATGG CAGCTTCCAGCAGTGTCACCAGTAGTCCTACCTCTGAAGCCTCAGCCATCCAGATCATCGAAGCTACACTAAACAACTCCTCGTCTGCTAGTGCTAGTGCTGAGtcacccagcggctccaccgcCGCCATGGCTGCCCTTCCCGTTACACAACAGATGACAGAGATGAGCATTTCCTGTGAAGACGAGGTGGTCTCGCCTAAAGTAGAACTCCCTGAACCAG TTGTCACTCAGCCGACAGCGTCCGCTGCTCCGGGCACAGCTGAAGGTGAAGAGACCAAAACACCCGACGCCCCCAAACCCAAGAAAAACAGATGCTTCATGTGCCGCAAGAAGGTCGGCCTGACAG GGTTCGACTGCCGCTGTGGGAATCTCTTCTGTGGACTCCATCGCTACTCGGACAAGCACAACTGCCCCTACGACTACAAGGCGGAGGCTGCGGCCAAGATCCGCAAAGAGAACCCGGTGGTGGTGGCCGATAAGATTCAGAGAATATAA